The following coding sequences are from one Parabacteroides pacaensis window:
- a CDS encoding HmuY family protein, which translates to MKKVFSLFVVLFITSTFIISCSNDDPSPEDGTNNEDIKKVVLEATAYNTWTYFNFKTGEKITKEIDCVAGSYTGDLPLSVMGKNQGTLQDLETEVSRISNDSVNITLKGFNFSIGSMSLKGTFTVGAHVEIPDSITYELAGFPTLCTIENSNVTITVTSGSVNAKNDSLVLNLDLVPQGMPFPIQGVYRGILKAGTVDESGFEWDIAVHRDDIRTNGGAALSTGQTDLAKVTSIPAGEYTEDTDGQQIMVDISHMTEWGPSYDYTKINKVLYEFLTRTPTGAMPPYTYAAPRTVFIVKCKDGTFATMQLVDFKDDMNTQFMHTLHYVYPVK; encoded by the coding sequence ATGAAAAAAGTATTCTCTCTATTCGTAGTATTATTCATCACTTCAACGTTTATCATTTCATGCAGTAACGATGATCCCAGTCCGGAAGACGGCACCAACAACGAAGACATAAAAAAAGTCGTCTTGGAAGCAACGGCTTACAATACCTGGACCTACTTCAACTTTAAAACAGGAGAAAAAATTACGAAAGAAATCGATTGCGTAGCAGGAAGTTATACCGGTGACCTACCTCTTTCCGTAATGGGGAAAAATCAAGGCACACTCCAAGATTTAGAAACCGAAGTATCCCGTATTTCCAATGATTCCGTAAACATAACCCTGAAAGGTTTTAACTTTTCCATAGGTTCTATGTCTTTAAAGGGTACATTTACCGTGGGAGCCCATGTTGAAATACCAGACAGCATAACTTACGAACTGGCGGGTTTCCCCACCCTTTGTACAATAGAAAATTCAAATGTAACCATTACGGTTACTTCCGGTTCCGTAAATGCAAAAAACGATTCCCTTGTTCTTAACCTTGACTTAGTACCTCAAGGGATGCCTTTCCCCATTCAAGGTGTTTACAGAGGAATACTGAAAGCTGGGACAGTAGACGAATCCGGTTTCGAATGGGATATTGCCGTGCACCGCGACGATATCCGTACAAACGGAGGGGCTGCCCTTTCCACAGGCCAGACAGATTTGGCAAAAGTCACGTCCATCCCTGCCGGCGAATATACGGAGGATACGGACGGACAACAAATTATGGTAGATATCAGCCACATGACGGAGTGGGGACCTTCTTACGATTATACCAAGATCAATAAAGTGCTGTATGAGTTTCTGACCCGTACCCCCACCGGAGCCATGCCCCCTTATACCTATGCAGCTCCCCGAACCGTATTCATTGTAAAGTGTAAAGACGGAACATTTGCTACCATGCAGCTCGTAGATTTCAAAGATGATATGAATACCCAGTTTATGCATACCCTTCACTATGTATATCCTGTAAAATAA
- a CDS encoding TonB-dependent receptor: MKKILLMLVSVWGWSNLPAVEIPRQVSGRITSNTGETLPYANILIKNTTTGCSSDENGNFKLQLPREGNYTLVVRYTGFEPLEKQIYLKGDTALYFTLNEDHLNLNQVTVTATRTPKLLKDAPIITKVITAQDIRKLNPVTLIDVLERELPGIEFVREMDKKTQSINMHGMGGNYILFLIDGERMAGETLDNIDYNRLDISSIERIEIVKGTACTLYGSNALGGVVNIITRNTKKPFEAYAGARYGSHNEQQYNGSVGFKNSRVSSLTSAVYKSRDNYYLNGVNENGVQIANPVYGGKDYNLNEKLVWSPADVLSFTAKGGMYSRDVEINDVLNNRYQDFNGGIQMNYLLSGKQNLTVSYLYDQYNKYDIYTRAHIDSLTYQDRQQTVRAQYNYLFGDGNVFIAGVEWFHDRLLSYQFSDGSIYSTHNYTVYAQHDFNLAENWNVIYGGRLDYHTTFGTHFNPSISLMYKLHPFTFRGSYSHGVRLPSLKELHTEWDMGNQHFLWIKGNPDLTPEKNNYGSLSAEYSKGRVNITAIGYYNRINHKISSITHRRSSASAMDTSVYVNIAKADIAGLDINIAVKCPYGFDVRAAYSYVHDRQMQDAKNLSATRPHTATFGLDYDYSKLKNYSLNVFLSGRIVGKVTTTEENSTGPGGYIRASYPAYTMWNLSVNQRIHKAWSIQAGIDNLLNYKAKDVIALNAPITSGTTFYAGLSVNIDELFNK; this comes from the coding sequence ATGAAAAAGATTTTATTGATGCTTGTATCCGTATGGGGATGGAGCAACCTGCCTGCCGTGGAAATACCCCGGCAGGTTAGCGGCCGCATAACCAGTAATACGGGAGAAACGCTACCCTATGCCAATATATTGATTAAAAATACAACGACCGGATGTTCTTCGGACGAAAACGGGAATTTCAAACTCCAGCTTCCCCGTGAGGGAAATTACACGCTGGTAGTACGATATACAGGATTCGAACCCCTGGAAAAACAAATTTACCTGAAAGGAGACACCGCTCTCTACTTTACTCTTAACGAGGATCATCTGAATCTTAACCAGGTAACCGTCACGGCCACCCGTACTCCCAAATTACTGAAAGATGCCCCTATCATTACCAAAGTAATTACGGCACAGGACATCCGCAAACTAAATCCGGTAACACTCATCGATGTTTTGGAACGCGAACTACCCGGTATAGAGTTCGTACGCGAAATGGATAAGAAAACCCAATCCATCAATATGCACGGAATGGGAGGAAATTATATCCTTTTCCTGATAGACGGGGAACGCATGGCAGGAGAAACTCTGGATAATATCGATTACAACCGGCTCGATATTTCAAGCATCGAGCGGATCGAGATAGTAAAAGGGACGGCATGCACCTTATACGGTTCGAACGCATTAGGCGGAGTAGTCAACATCATTACCCGGAATACGAAAAAACCGTTCGAAGCGTATGCCGGCGCACGGTACGGAAGCCATAACGAACAACAATATAACGGTTCTGTGGGATTTAAAAACAGCCGGGTGAGCAGCCTGACTTCCGCCGTTTATAAAAGCAGGGACAATTACTATTTGAACGGGGTAAATGAAAACGGCGTCCAAATAGCCAATCCGGTTTACGGAGGCAAAGATTACAACCTGAATGAAAAACTGGTATGGAGCCCTGCGGATGTACTCTCTTTTACCGCCAAAGGAGGCATGTACTCGCGGGATGTGGAAATAAACGATGTCTTAAACAACCGCTACCAGGATTTCAACGGAGGTATCCAAATGAATTATCTGCTTTCGGGCAAGCAGAACCTGACGGTTTCTTATTTGTACGACCAGTATAATAAGTACGACATTTATACCCGTGCACATATCGATTCGCTTACCTATCAAGACAGGCAGCAAACCGTCCGGGCACAATACAATTATCTGTTCGGAGATGGAAATGTATTCATTGCGGGGGTGGAATGGTTTCACGATCGTCTCTTATCTTACCAGTTTAGCGACGGGAGTATTTATTCCACCCACAATTACACCGTTTATGCTCAACACGATTTTAACCTGGCCGAAAACTGGAATGTAATATATGGCGGCCGGTTGGATTACCACACTACTTTCGGCACACATTTTAATCCGAGCATCTCCCTTATGTACAAACTTCATCCGTTTACATTCCGGGGTTCGTATTCTCATGGGGTGCGGTTGCCCTCCCTGAAGGAGCTGCATACGGAATGGGATATGGGAAACCAACATTTTCTCTGGATCAAGGGAAATCCGGATTTGACTCCTGAAAAAAACAACTATGGTTCCCTTTCCGCAGAGTATTCAAAAGGGCGGGTCAATATAACCGCCATCGGGTACTATAACCGGATCAACCATAAAATATCCTCGATTACCCACCGCCGTTCCAGTGCATCTGCCATGGATACCTCCGTTTACGTAAATATTGCCAAAGCCGATATCGCCGGATTGGATATAAATATTGCCGTAAAATGTCCTTACGGATTCGATGTTCGTGCCGCTTATTCGTATGTACACGACCGGCAAATGCAAGATGCGAAGAATCTTTCGGCAACCCGTCCGCATACGGCTACTTTCGGACTCGATTATGATTATTCGAAGCTGAAGAATTATTCTCTGAACGTTTTCCTATCCGGACGCATCGTGGGTAAGGTAACTACCACAGAAGAAAACAGTACCGGCCCCGGCGGATATATCCGGGCTTCTTATCCTGCTTATACAATGTGGAATTTATCCGTAAACCAACGGATCCATAAGGCGTGGAGCATACAGGCGGGAATAGACAACCTGCTGAATTATAAAGCGAAAGACGTAATAGCCTTGAATGCTCCTATCACCTCCGGAACCACATTTTACGCAGGGTTGTCCGTCAACATAGACGAACTATTCAATAAATAA